In one Conger conger chromosome 5, fConCon1.1, whole genome shotgun sequence genomic region, the following are encoded:
- the LOC133128533 gene encoding interferon-induced protein 44-like isoform X2 gives MSAVRSSLSREQERQLSSLFGQVKLSLLYKASVHGYTAAAFHGRCDLQGPTVVVAYNHAGFVYGAYTSRDYAQSGQYVADERAFLFSFGGERAGRSPLRYTPKLPEQAFQDGNTGPNFGALLFLKDNTAAVACTPGELYNFAPVDVHGDDPALEECEVYRVEDLGGLLEKPWRNVLWNSEKRKELLDFVKSYRPMMKGVQQARILLVGPVGVGKSSFFNSINSIFRGHVTSQAIAGSAVKSLTSQFRSYRVKAGREGLHLDDITSILRGHVVDRYQFNTTVPLQPDSLGYRKNPSLCDMIHCVVYVLDSTKLNQMTPKLWEKLTDIRRKVNLLGVPQLVLMTKVDEACHHVGMDLKQVYSSHFIDRKVQELGVFLGIPISCIIPVKNYSQELELDPSTDLLLLSAVQQMLRFADNYFDDIYLGADEDCSE, from the exons ATGAGTGCTGTCAGGTCGTCTCTGTCGCGGGAGCAGGAGAGGCAGCTGAGCTCGCTGTTCGGCCAGGTGAAGCTGAGCCTCCTCTACAAAGCCAGCGTGCACGGCTACACCGCCGCTGCCTTCCACGGCAGGTGTGACCTGCAGGGCCCCACCGTGGTGGTGGCCTACAACCACGCAGGCTTTGTCTACGGCGCCTACACCAGCAGGGACTACGCCCAGAGCGGGCAGTACGTCGCGGACGAGCGCGCCTTCCTGTTCAGCTTCGGCGGCGAGCGGGCAGGGCGGAGCCCCCTGCGCTACACACCCAAGCTCCCTGAGCAGGCCTTCCAGGACGGGAACACCGGCCCCAACTTCGGAGCGCTGCTCTTCCTGAAGGACAACACGGCCGCCGTCGCCTGCACTCCCGGGGAGCTGTACAACTTCGCCCCGGTGGACGTGCACGGCGACGACCCGGCGCTGGAGGAATGCGAGGTGTACAGGGTGGAGG ATCTCGGAGGCCTCCTGGAGAAACCTTGGAGAAATGTCCTCTGGAATTCTGA gaagaggaaggagtTGCTGGACTTTGTGAAGAGCTACAGGCCCATGATGAAGGGGGTTCAGCAGGCCCGGATCCTGCTTGTTGGGCCGGTCGGGGTTGGGAAGTCTAGCTTCTTCAACTCCATCAATTCCATCTTCCGGGGTCATGTGACCAGCCAGGCCATTGCAGGCAGTGCTGTCAAAAGTCTGACTTCCCAG TTCCGCAGCTACCGTGTGAAGGCTGGGAGGGAGGG GCTTCACTTGGATGACATCACAAGCATCCTGCGAGGCCATGTTGTGGACAGGTACCAG TTCAACACGACAGTGCCCCTGCAGCCAGACTCCTTGGGGTACCGTAAGAACCCCTCGCTCTGTGACATGATCCACTGTGTGGTCTACGTGCTGGACAGCACCAAGCTGAACCAAATGACACCCAAACTGTGGGAGAAACTGACTGACATCCGCCGCAAGGTCAACCTGCTGG GTGTTCCCCAGCTGGTGCTCATGACCAAGGTGGACGAGGCGTGTCATCACGTGGGCATGGACCTGAAGCAGGTGTACAGCAGCCACTTCATCGACAGGAAG GTGCAGGAGTTGGGGGTCTTCCTGGGGATACCCATATCCTGCATCATCCCGGTGAAGAACTACAGCCAGGAGCTGGAGTTGGACCCCTCTACCGACCTCCTGCTGCTCAGTGCGGTCCAGCAGATGCTCCGCTTCGCTGACAACTACTTCGACGACATTTACCTGGGGGCGGACGAGGACTGCAGCGAATAG
- the LOC133128533 gene encoding interferon-induced protein 44-like isoform X1 yields MSAVRSSLSREQERQLSSLFGQVKLSLLYKASVHGYTAAAFHGRCDLQGPTVVVAYNHAGFVYGAYTSRDYAQSGQYVADERAFLFSFGGERAGRSPLRYTPKLPEQAFQDGNTGPNFGALLFLKDNTAAVACTPGELYNFAPVDVHGDDPALEECEVYRVEDLGGLLEKPWRNVLWNSEKRKELLDFVKSYRPMMKGVQQARILLVGPVGVGKSSFFNSINSIFRGHVTSQAIAGSAVKSLTSQFRSYRVKAGREGKPLPFVVCDTMGLEAAAGEGLHLDDITSILRGHVVDRYQFNTTVPLQPDSLGYRKNPSLCDMIHCVVYVLDSTKLNQMTPKLWEKLTDIRRKVNLLGVPQLVLMTKVDEACHHVGMDLKQVYSSHFIDRKVQELGVFLGIPISCIIPVKNYSQELELDPSTDLLLLSAVQQMLRFADNYFDDIYLGADEDCSE; encoded by the exons ATGAGTGCTGTCAGGTCGTCTCTGTCGCGGGAGCAGGAGAGGCAGCTGAGCTCGCTGTTCGGCCAGGTGAAGCTGAGCCTCCTCTACAAAGCCAGCGTGCACGGCTACACCGCCGCTGCCTTCCACGGCAGGTGTGACCTGCAGGGCCCCACCGTGGTGGTGGCCTACAACCACGCAGGCTTTGTCTACGGCGCCTACACCAGCAGGGACTACGCCCAGAGCGGGCAGTACGTCGCGGACGAGCGCGCCTTCCTGTTCAGCTTCGGCGGCGAGCGGGCAGGGCGGAGCCCCCTGCGCTACACACCCAAGCTCCCTGAGCAGGCCTTCCAGGACGGGAACACCGGCCCCAACTTCGGAGCGCTGCTCTTCCTGAAGGACAACACGGCCGCCGTCGCCTGCACTCCCGGGGAGCTGTACAACTTCGCCCCGGTGGACGTGCACGGCGACGACCCGGCGCTGGAGGAATGCGAGGTGTACAGGGTGGAGG ATCTCGGAGGCCTCCTGGAGAAACCTTGGAGAAATGTCCTCTGGAATTCTGA gaagaggaaggagtTGCTGGACTTTGTGAAGAGCTACAGGCCCATGATGAAGGGGGTTCAGCAGGCCCGGATCCTGCTTGTTGGGCCGGTCGGGGTTGGGAAGTCTAGCTTCTTCAACTCCATCAATTCCATCTTCCGGGGTCATGTGACCAGCCAGGCCATTGCAGGCAGTGCTGTCAAAAGTCTGACTTCCCAG TTCCGCAGCTACCGTGTGAAGGCTGGGAGGGAGGGCAAGCCCCTCCCCTTTGTGGTGTGTGACACCATGGGATTGGAGGCCGCCGCGGGGGAGGGGCTTCACTTGGATGACATCACAAGCATCCTGCGAGGCCATGTTGTGGACAGGTACCAG TTCAACACGACAGTGCCCCTGCAGCCAGACTCCTTGGGGTACCGTAAGAACCCCTCGCTCTGTGACATGATCCACTGTGTGGTCTACGTGCTGGACAGCACCAAGCTGAACCAAATGACACCCAAACTGTGGGAGAAACTGACTGACATCCGCCGCAAGGTCAACCTGCTGG GTGTTCCCCAGCTGGTGCTCATGACCAAGGTGGACGAGGCGTGTCATCACGTGGGCATGGACCTGAAGCAGGTGTACAGCAGCCACTTCATCGACAGGAAG GTGCAGGAGTTGGGGGTCTTCCTGGGGATACCCATATCCTGCATCATCCCGGTGAAGAACTACAGCCAGGAGCTGGAGTTGGACCCCTCTACCGACCTCCTGCTGCTCAGTGCGGTCCAGCAGATGCTCCGCTTCGCTGACAACTACTTCGACGACATTTACCTGGGGGCGGACGAGGACTGCAGCGAATAG
- the LOC133129603 gene encoding interferon-induced protein 44-like isoform X2 — protein MLYLVRQDRTPDSSASSLQLIMSAVRSSLSREQERQLSSLFGQVKLSLLYKASVHGYTAAAFHGRCDLQGPTVVVAYNHAGFVYGAYTSRDYAQSGQYVADERAFLFSFGGERAGQSPLRYTPKLPEQAFQDGNTGPNFGALLFLKDNTAAVACTPGVLYNFAPADVHGDDPALEECEVYRVEDLGGLLEKPWRNVLWNSGKRKELLDFVKNYRPMMKGVQQARILLVGPVGVGKSSFFNSINSIFRGHVTSQAIAGSAVKSLTSQFRSYRVKAGREGLHLDDITSILRGHVVDRYQFNPRVPLLPDSLGYRKNPSLCDMIHCVVYVLDSTKLNQMTPKLWEKLTDIRSKVNLLGVPQLVLMTKVDEACHHVGVDLKQVYSSHFIDRKVQELGVFLGIPISCIIPVKNYSQELELDPSTDLLLLSAVQQMLRFADNYFDDIYLGADEHCSE, from the exons ATGCTTTACTTAGTCAGGCAAGACCGCACACCAGATTCATCAGCGAGCAG TCTCCAGCTGATCATGAGTGCTGTCAGGTCGTCTCTGTCGCGGGAGCAGGAGAGGCAGCTGAGCTCGCTGTTCGGCCAGGTGAAGCTGAGCCTCCTCTACAAAGCCAGCGTGCACGGCTACACCGCCGCTGCCTTCCACGGCAGGTGTGACCTGCAGGGCCCCACCGTGGTGGTGGCCTACAACCACGCAGGCTTTGTCTACGGCGCCTACACCAGCAGGGACTACGCCCAGAGCGGGCAGTACGTCGCGGACGAGCGCGCCTTCCTGTTCAGCTTCGGCGGCGAGCGGGCGGGGCAGAGCCCCCTGCGCTACACGCCCAAGCTCCCTGAGCAGGCCTTCCAGGACGGGAACACCGGCCCCAACTTCGGAGCGCTGCTCTTCCTGAAGGACAACACGGCCGCCGTCGCCTGCACTCCCGGGGTGCTGTACAACTTCGCCCCGGCAGACGTGCACGGCGACGACCCGGCGCTGGAGGAATGCGAGGTGTACAGGGTGGAGG ATCTCGGAGGCCTCCTGGAGAAACCTTGGAGAAATGTCCTCTGGAATTCTGG gaagaggaaggagtTGCTGGACTTTGTGAAGAACTACAGGCCCATGATGAAGGGGGTTCAGCAGGCCCGGATCCTGCTCGTTGGGCCGGTCGGGGTTGGGAAGTCTAGCTTCTTCAACTCCATCAATTCCATCTTCCGGGGTCATGTGACCAGCCAGGCCATTGCAGGCAGTGCTGTCAAAAGTCTGACTTCCCAG TTCCGCAGCTACCGTGTGAAGGCTGGGAGGGAGGG GCTTCACTTGGATGACATCACAAGCATCCTGCGAGGCCATGTTGTGGACAGGTACCAG TTCAACCCGAGAGTGCCCCTGCTGCCAGACTCCCTGGGGTACCGTAAGAACCCCTCGCTCTGTGACATGATCCACTGTGTGGTCTACGTGCTGGACAGCACCAAGCTGAACCAAATGACACCCAAACTGTGGGAGAAACTGACTGACATCCGCAGCAAGGTCAACCTGCTGG GTGTTCCCCAGCTGGTGCTCATGACCAAGGTGGACGAGGCGTGTCATCACGTGGGCGTGGACCTGAAGCAGGTGTACAGCAGCCACTTCATCGACAGGAAG GTGCAGGAGTTGGGGGTCTTCCTGGGGATACCCATATCCTGCATCATCCCGGTGAAAAACTACAGCCAGGAGCTGGAGTTGGACCCCTCCACCGACCTCCTGCTGCTCAGTGCGGTCCAGCAGATGCTCCGCTTCGCTGACAACTACTTCGACGACATTTACCTGGGGGCGGACGAGCACTGCAGCGAATAG
- the LOC133129603 gene encoding interferon-induced protein 44-like isoform X1: MLYLVRQDRTPDSSASSLQLIMSAVRSSLSREQERQLSSLFGQVKLSLLYKASVHGYTAAAFHGRCDLQGPTVVVAYNHAGFVYGAYTSRDYAQSGQYVADERAFLFSFGGERAGQSPLRYTPKLPEQAFQDGNTGPNFGALLFLKDNTAAVACTPGVLYNFAPADVHGDDPALEECEVYRVEDLGGLLEKPWRNVLWNSGKRKELLDFVKNYRPMMKGVQQARILLVGPVGVGKSSFFNSINSIFRGHVTSQAIAGSAVKSLTSQFRSYRVKAGREGKPLPFVVCDTMGLEAAAGEGLHLDDITSILRGHVVDRYQFNPRVPLLPDSLGYRKNPSLCDMIHCVVYVLDSTKLNQMTPKLWEKLTDIRSKVNLLGVPQLVLMTKVDEACHHVGVDLKQVYSSHFIDRKVQELGVFLGIPISCIIPVKNYSQELELDPSTDLLLLSAVQQMLRFADNYFDDIYLGADEHCSE; encoded by the exons ATGCTTTACTTAGTCAGGCAAGACCGCACACCAGATTCATCAGCGAGCAG TCTCCAGCTGATCATGAGTGCTGTCAGGTCGTCTCTGTCGCGGGAGCAGGAGAGGCAGCTGAGCTCGCTGTTCGGCCAGGTGAAGCTGAGCCTCCTCTACAAAGCCAGCGTGCACGGCTACACCGCCGCTGCCTTCCACGGCAGGTGTGACCTGCAGGGCCCCACCGTGGTGGTGGCCTACAACCACGCAGGCTTTGTCTACGGCGCCTACACCAGCAGGGACTACGCCCAGAGCGGGCAGTACGTCGCGGACGAGCGCGCCTTCCTGTTCAGCTTCGGCGGCGAGCGGGCGGGGCAGAGCCCCCTGCGCTACACGCCCAAGCTCCCTGAGCAGGCCTTCCAGGACGGGAACACCGGCCCCAACTTCGGAGCGCTGCTCTTCCTGAAGGACAACACGGCCGCCGTCGCCTGCACTCCCGGGGTGCTGTACAACTTCGCCCCGGCAGACGTGCACGGCGACGACCCGGCGCTGGAGGAATGCGAGGTGTACAGGGTGGAGG ATCTCGGAGGCCTCCTGGAGAAACCTTGGAGAAATGTCCTCTGGAATTCTGG gaagaggaaggagtTGCTGGACTTTGTGAAGAACTACAGGCCCATGATGAAGGGGGTTCAGCAGGCCCGGATCCTGCTCGTTGGGCCGGTCGGGGTTGGGAAGTCTAGCTTCTTCAACTCCATCAATTCCATCTTCCGGGGTCATGTGACCAGCCAGGCCATTGCAGGCAGTGCTGTCAAAAGTCTGACTTCCCAG TTCCGCAGCTACCGTGTGAAGGCTGGGAGGGAGGGCAAGCCCCTCCCCTTTGTGGTGTGTGACACCATGGGATTGGAGGCCGCCGCGGGGGAGGGGCTTCACTTGGATGACATCACAAGCATCCTGCGAGGCCATGTTGTGGACAGGTACCAG TTCAACCCGAGAGTGCCCCTGCTGCCAGACTCCCTGGGGTACCGTAAGAACCCCTCGCTCTGTGACATGATCCACTGTGTGGTCTACGTGCTGGACAGCACCAAGCTGAACCAAATGACACCCAAACTGTGGGAGAAACTGACTGACATCCGCAGCAAGGTCAACCTGCTGG GTGTTCCCCAGCTGGTGCTCATGACCAAGGTGGACGAGGCGTGTCATCACGTGGGCGTGGACCTGAAGCAGGTGTACAGCAGCCACTTCATCGACAGGAAG GTGCAGGAGTTGGGGGTCTTCCTGGGGATACCCATATCCTGCATCATCCCGGTGAAAAACTACAGCCAGGAGCTGGAGTTGGACCCCTCCACCGACCTCCTGCTGCTCAGTGCGGTCCAGCAGATGCTCCGCTTCGCTGACAACTACTTCGACGACATTTACCTGGGGGCGGACGAGCACTGCAGCGAATAG
- the LOC133129603 gene encoding interferon-induced protein 44-like isoform X3 produces the protein MSAVRSSLSREQERQLSSLFGQVKLSLLYKASVHGYTAAAFHGRCDLQGPTVVVAYNHAGFVYGAYTSRDYAQSGQYVADERAFLFSFGGERAGQSPLRYTPKLPEQAFQDGNTGPNFGALLFLKDNTAAVACTPGVLYNFAPADVHGDDPALEECEVYRVEDLGGLLEKPWRNVLWNSGKRKELLDFVKNYRPMMKGVQQARILLVGPVGVGKSSFFNSINSIFRGHVTSQAIAGSAVKSLTSQFRSYRVKAGREGKPLPFVVCDTMGLEAAAGEGLHLDDITSILRGHVVDRYQFNPRVPLLPDSLGYRKNPSLCDMIHCVVYVLDSTKLNQMTPKLWEKLTDIRSKVNLLGVPQLVLMTKVDEACHHVGVDLKQVYSSHFIDRKVQELGVFLGIPISCIIPVKNYSQELELDPSTDLLLLSAVQQMLRFADNYFDDIYLGADEHCSE, from the exons ATGAGTGCTGTCAGGTCGTCTCTGTCGCGGGAGCAGGAGAGGCAGCTGAGCTCGCTGTTCGGCCAGGTGAAGCTGAGCCTCCTCTACAAAGCCAGCGTGCACGGCTACACCGCCGCTGCCTTCCACGGCAGGTGTGACCTGCAGGGCCCCACCGTGGTGGTGGCCTACAACCACGCAGGCTTTGTCTACGGCGCCTACACCAGCAGGGACTACGCCCAGAGCGGGCAGTACGTCGCGGACGAGCGCGCCTTCCTGTTCAGCTTCGGCGGCGAGCGGGCGGGGCAGAGCCCCCTGCGCTACACGCCCAAGCTCCCTGAGCAGGCCTTCCAGGACGGGAACACCGGCCCCAACTTCGGAGCGCTGCTCTTCCTGAAGGACAACACGGCCGCCGTCGCCTGCACTCCCGGGGTGCTGTACAACTTCGCCCCGGCAGACGTGCACGGCGACGACCCGGCGCTGGAGGAATGCGAGGTGTACAGGGTGGAGG ATCTCGGAGGCCTCCTGGAGAAACCTTGGAGAAATGTCCTCTGGAATTCTGG gaagaggaaggagtTGCTGGACTTTGTGAAGAACTACAGGCCCATGATGAAGGGGGTTCAGCAGGCCCGGATCCTGCTCGTTGGGCCGGTCGGGGTTGGGAAGTCTAGCTTCTTCAACTCCATCAATTCCATCTTCCGGGGTCATGTGACCAGCCAGGCCATTGCAGGCAGTGCTGTCAAAAGTCTGACTTCCCAG TTCCGCAGCTACCGTGTGAAGGCTGGGAGGGAGGGCAAGCCCCTCCCCTTTGTGGTGTGTGACACCATGGGATTGGAGGCCGCCGCGGGGGAGGGGCTTCACTTGGATGACATCACAAGCATCCTGCGAGGCCATGTTGTGGACAGGTACCAG TTCAACCCGAGAGTGCCCCTGCTGCCAGACTCCCTGGGGTACCGTAAGAACCCCTCGCTCTGTGACATGATCCACTGTGTGGTCTACGTGCTGGACAGCACCAAGCTGAACCAAATGACACCCAAACTGTGGGAGAAACTGACTGACATCCGCAGCAAGGTCAACCTGCTGG GTGTTCCCCAGCTGGTGCTCATGACCAAGGTGGACGAGGCGTGTCATCACGTGGGCGTGGACCTGAAGCAGGTGTACAGCAGCCACTTCATCGACAGGAAG GTGCAGGAGTTGGGGGTCTTCCTGGGGATACCCATATCCTGCATCATCCCGGTGAAAAACTACAGCCAGGAGCTGGAGTTGGACCCCTCCACCGACCTCCTGCTGCTCAGTGCGGTCCAGCAGATGCTCCGCTTCGCTGACAACTACTTCGACGACATTTACCTGGGGGCGGACGAGCACTGCAGCGAATAG
- the LOC133129667 gene encoding cocaine- and amphetamine-regulated transcript protein-like, translating to MGSARLLVLACCALIVLVRCDDSLEARSLENPIKTSEEKELIEALQEVLEKLKNKRMPSAEKKLGWLPSCDAGEQCAIRKGARIGQLCGCPRGTSCNFYILKCL from the exons ATGGGCAGCGCCCGGCTGCTCGTGCTCGCCTGCTGCGCGCTCATCGTGCTCGTGCGCTGCGATGACTCGCTGGAAGCTCGCTCTCTGGAAAACCCCATCAAGACATCAGAAGAGAAGGAACTG ATCGAAGCCTTGCAGGAGGttctggagaaactgaagaataAGCGAATGCCCTCAGCGGAGAAGAAGTTAGGCTGGCTGCCGTCG TGCGATGCAGGAGAGCAATGCGCGATACGCAAGGGCGCGAGAATCGGACAGTTATGCGGATGTCCGCGAGGAACTTCCTGCAACTTCTACATCCTGAAGTGTCTATAG